The DNA segment GCAGGCGCAACTGCGCGAGGACCTGCGCATCGTCGTGATGTCCGCCACGCTCGACGGCGAGAAGCTGGCGCGGTTCCTCGATGCGCCACGGCTGAGCAGCGAAGGCCGCGGCTTCCCGGTGCAGGTCGCGCACTTCCCCGCGCGCCGGGACGAGCCCACCGACGTGCAGGCGCGCCGCGCCATCGAACAGGCCGTGCAGGCGCATCCCGGCGACGTGCTGGTGTTCCTGCCTGGGCAGCGCGAGATCGCGCGCGTGGCGACGATGCTGGCGGATGCACTGCCGCAGGACATCGTCGTCCTCGCCCTGCACGGCGAATTGCCGGTGGAGAAACAGTCCGAAGCACTGCAGCCGGATCCGCAGGGCCGACGCCGCGTTGTGCTGGCGACCAACGTGGCCGAATCGTCGGTGACGCTGCCCGGCGTGCGCGTGGTGGTCGACAGCGGGCTGGCGCGCGAGCCTTCGTACGATCCGAACAGCGGGTTCTCGCGGCTGGAAGTAACGACCATCTCGCAGGCCTCCGCCGACCAGCGCGCCGGCCGCGCGGGTCGCGTGGCCGAAGGGTGGGCCTATCGCCTGTGGCCGCAGTCGCAGCGGCTGGATCCGCAGCGGCGGCCCGAGATCGCGCTGGTCGAACTCGGTGCGCTGGCGCTGGAACTGGCCGCGTGGGGCAGCGACGACCTGCGCTTCGTGGATGCCCCGCCGCCCGGCGCGATGAATGCCGCGCGTGACCTGTTGCGCCGCCTTGGCGCACTGACGGCGACGAACGCCATCACGCCGTTGGGCAAGCGCATGCTCGCGCTCGGCACGCATCCGCGGCTCGCGGCGATGTTGCTATCGGCGGGCGAGGGCGAGGACCGCGCGCTGGCCTGCGACCTCGCCGCGCTGGTCGAAGCGCGCGATCCGCTGCGGATGGGCGGCGATGCGCTGGCCGCGCGCTGGCGGGCGCTGGCGGCGTTCCGCAGCGGCCGCGCACCGCAGGAGGCGAATCGTTCCGGTCTTGCTGCTATCGAAGCCGCCGCGAAGCAGTGGCGCCGCCGCGTGCGCGAAAATGCATCGCCGCCATCTTCCGTTGAAGCGCATCGCCTGGGCGACGTGCTGATGCATGCATTCCCGGATCGCATCGGTTTCCAGCATCCGCAGGACGCACGTCGCTATCTGCTGGCGAACGGGCGCAGCGCACGGCTGTTCGACGACAGCGCGCTGGTCGGTGAGCCGTGGATCGTGGTCAGCGAGCTTCGCCACGAAGCGCGCGACGCGCTCGTGCAGCGGGCCGCGCCGCTGGACGAACGGCGCCTGCGACGCGACTTCGCCGATCGCTTCGTCACCGAGGACACCATCCGCTGGGATGCGTCGCGGCGCGCGCTGTCGGCACAGCGCGAATCGCGCTTCGACCAGATCGTGTTCGACGCGCGGCCCGCCGGCCGCGTGGATCCCGTGCTCGCCGCCGCCGCGCTGACCGATGCGGTGCGCGACCTCGGTCTGGACGCGTTGCCGTGGCCCGAATCGCTGCAGCAATGGCGCGAGCGCGTGCGCTGCCTGCGCGAGTGGATGCCCGACCTCGGCCTGCCCGACCTGTCCGACGACGCGTTGATGGCGACGCTCGACACCTGGTTGAAGCCCGCCTTCGCCGGCAAGACGCGGCTGGATGCGCTGGGCGAGGACGACCTGGCGAACGCGCTGAAGTCCGGCCTCGACTGGTCGCTGCGCCAGCGGATCGATGCGCTGGCGCCCACGCGGATCACCGTGCCGTCGGGCATGGAACGCCGCATCGAGTATGCGCATGGCCAGCCGCCGGTGCTGGCGGTGAAGCTGCAGGAGTTGTTCGGCCTGGCCGATACCCCGCGCGTGGCCGACGGCCGCGTGCCCGTCCTGCTGCATTTGCTGTCGCCGGGCGGCAAACCGCTGCAGGTGACCTCCGACCTGCGCAACTT comes from the Pseudoxanthomonas sp. YR558 genome and includes:
- the hrpB gene encoding ATP-dependent helicase HrpB codes for the protein MPSPTFPITPLLPDIVRSLSDHPRLVLEAPPGAGKTTQVPLALLDEPWLQGRKIVMLEPRRVAARAAAGFMAKQRGEAVGDTIGYRIRFENKIGPDTRIEVVTEGILTRMIQDDPMLESVGAILFDEFHERHLAGDLGLALALDVQAQLREDLRIVVMSATLDGEKLARFLDAPRLSSEGRGFPVQVAHFPARRDEPTDVQARRAIEQAVQAHPGDVLVFLPGQREIARVATMLADALPQDIVVLALHGELPVEKQSEALQPDPQGRRRVVLATNVAESSVTLPGVRVVVDSGLAREPSYDPNSGFSRLEVTTISQASADQRAGRAGRVAEGWAYRLWPQSQRLDPQRRPEIALVELGALALELAAWGSDDLRFVDAPPPGAMNAARDLLRRLGALTATNAITPLGKRMLALGTHPRLAAMLLSAGEGEDRALACDLAALVEARDPLRMGGDALAARWRALAAFRSGRAPQEANRSGLAAIEAAAKQWRRRVRENASPPSSVEAHRLGDVLMHAFPDRIGFQHPQDARRYLLANGRSARLFDDSALVGEPWIVVSELRHEARDALVQRAAPLDERRLRRDFADRFVTEDTIRWDASRRALSAQRESRFDQIVFDARPAGRVDPVLAAAALTDAVRDLGLDALPWPESLQQWRERVRCLREWMPDLGLPDLSDDALMATLDTWLKPAFAGKTRLDALGEDDLANALKSGLDWSLRQRIDALAPTRITVPSGMERRIEYAHGQPPVLAVKLQELFGLADTPRVADGRVPVLLHLLSPGGKPLQVTSDLRNFWNSTYAEVKKEMKGRYPKHPWPDDPWSAQATHRAKPRGT